The Niastella koreensis GR20-10 genome includes a window with the following:
- a CDS encoding DnaJ C-terminal domain-containing protein — MEYKDYYKVLGVEKTATQDEIKKAYRKLAVKYHPDKNAGDKKAEEKFKEVTEANEVLSDPEKRKKYDTLGANWKQYEHADFSGAGGGGFGGQRGGQSYYEYNGDAEDIFGGGGFSDFFKSFFGGGGGERSYGGFQQEMPGQSIEGEATITLQEAFTGTERIIDLGTEKLKVKIKPGAYEGLVLKSKGKGMKGRGGKAGDLFITVHIQPNPVFKRTGNDLHIEVPVDAFTLMLGGKLPVKTLSGEVTITVPEGTQNGKKLRLKGKGMPVYNQQAVGDLYIKIEAKLPDSFTEEQKELIKKLQDSYKK, encoded by the coding sequence ATGGAATATAAAGACTATTATAAAGTATTGGGGGTAGAAAAAACTGCTACCCAGGACGAGATAAAAAAGGCTTATCGCAAGCTGGCTGTTAAATATCACCCCGATAAAAATGCGGGTGATAAAAAAGCCGAGGAAAAATTCAAGGAAGTAACCGAAGCCAACGAAGTGCTCAGCGATCCGGAAAAGCGTAAAAAGTACGATACATTAGGCGCCAACTGGAAACAGTACGAGCATGCAGACTTTAGTGGGGCAGGTGGTGGCGGTTTTGGCGGCCAGCGGGGCGGACAAAGTTATTATGAATATAACGGTGACGCTGAAGACATTTTTGGCGGTGGTGGATTCTCTGACTTCTTCAAATCCTTCTTTGGCGGTGGTGGCGGTGAAAGAAGTTACGGTGGCTTTCAACAGGAAATGCCGGGCCAGAGTATTGAAGGCGAAGCAACCATAACCCTGCAGGAAGCTTTTACCGGTACCGAACGTATTATTGATCTGGGCACCGAAAAACTGAAAGTCAAAATAAAACCTGGTGCCTATGAAGGACTGGTGCTGAAATCGAAAGGCAAGGGAATGAAAGGCCGTGGCGGAAAAGCCGGTGACCTGTTCATTACGGTACATATACAACCGAATCCTGTATTTAAAAGAACCGGTAACGACCTGCACATAGAGGTGCCTGTAGATGCATTTACGTTGATGCTGGGGGGTAAGCTGCCGGTTAAAACCCTTTCAGGTGAAGTGACCATCACTGTTCCTGAAGGAACACAAAACGGGAAAAAGTTGCGGTTGAAAGGGAAGGGAATGCCGGTATATAATCAACAGGCAGTTGGTGACCTGTATATAAAAATAGAAGCCAAATTACCGGACTCTTTTACTGAAGAACAAAAAGAACTGATAAAGAAATTACAGGACAGTTATAAAAAATAA
- the trxA gene encoding thioredoxin — translation MKENFQSVLNEDKPVLVDFFAEWCGPCKVQAPVLKEVKSEIGDSARIIKIDVDKMPAIAQAYQISGVPTLILFRKGRPVWRQSGVASKKQLVDLIKQHV, via the coding sequence ATGAAAGAGAATTTTCAAAGTGTGCTGAACGAAGATAAACCAGTGTTGGTAGATTTTTTTGCTGAATGGTGTGGCCCCTGTAAAGTACAGGCGCCGGTGTTGAAAGAAGTAAAATCCGAGATCGGCGACAGCGCCCGTATCATCAAGATAGATGTAGATAAAATGCCCGCCATTGCCCAGGCATATCAGATCAGCGGCGTGCCCACCCTGATATTATTCAGGAAAGGCAGGCCTGTTTGGCGGCAATCAGGTGTTGCCAGCAAAAAACAATTGGTTGATCTGATAAAACAACATGTTTAG
- a CDS encoding cold-shock protein — MSKSQETFNKREREKNRQRKQQDKLEKMQERKNNKEKKSLDDMIAYVDENGNLTSVPPDPKKRKVFRQEEMQISIPKQEDRPANERRTGVVSFFNDLKGFGFIIDAITKERVFVHVNELSVAIKENDRVSFEVQNSPKGPVALLVEVVK; from the coding sequence ATGTCTAAATCACAAGAAACATTTAACAAAAGAGAAAGAGAAAAGAATCGCCAGCGGAAACAACAGGACAAGCTGGAAAAAATGCAGGAACGTAAGAATAACAAGGAAAAAAAGAGCCTTGATGACATGATTGCTTACGTGGATGAAAATGGTAATTTAACCTCCGTGCCGCCAGATCCGAAGAAAAGAAAGGTATTTCGTCAGGAAGAAATGCAGATCAGTATTCCTAAACAGGAAGATAGACCTGCAAATGAAAGAAGAACCGGGGTGGTTAGTTTTTTCAATGACCTGAAAGGGTTCGGGTTTATAATCGACGCCATTACCAAAGAACGCGTTTTTGTACACGTGAACGAACTGTCAGTTGCCATAAAAGAGAACGACAGAGTTTCTTTTGAAGTACAAAATAGTCCAAAGGGTCCGGTTGCATTACTTGTTGAGGTAGTCAAATAA
- a CDS encoding DEAD/DEAH box helicase: MAETTFSIENTLSNLQIDELNEMQQASLEANKTSNSVVLLADTGSGKTLAFLLPVTQLLDKRHVTQALIIVPSRELALQIEQVFKKMGTGFKITCCYGGHKRETEENNLLQAPALIVGTPGRLADHIRRGNITTTHIETLVLDEFDKSLEEGFDEEMSFIISSLPALKKRILTSATEAVEVPEFVGLQDPVKINFLTGEKSEALAIQTVKSSDRDKAETLFRLICHLGNRSTIVFCNQREFVETVNNFLKEKGIVSVFYHGAMEQRDRDVALCKFRNGSSNVLVTTDLAARGLDIPNIRYIVHYQLPTSQESFTHRNGRTARMDASGTAILILAPHEYLPEYITPEPANIELPENAELPQKPGWTTFFIGAGKKDKINKVDIVGFFTNRGQLKKEDIGLIEVKDFFSFVAIRKSKASHTLHSIKDEKIKNKKVKIDVAK, encoded by the coding sequence ATGGCGGAAACTACATTTTCTATTGAGAACACGCTTTCGAATTTACAGATCGATGAGTTGAATGAGATGCAGCAGGCATCGCTGGAAGCCAATAAAACCTCCAATTCGGTGGTTTTGCTGGCCGATACCGGTTCAGGAAAAACGCTGGCATTTTTGTTACCTGTAACCCAATTGCTGGATAAACGGCATGTAACCCAGGCCCTGATCATTGTGCCCAGCCGGGAACTGGCCCTGCAAATTGAGCAGGTATTTAAAAAGATGGGAACTGGTTTTAAGATCACCTGTTGCTATGGCGGCCATAAACGGGAAACCGAAGAAAACAACCTGTTGCAGGCTCCTGCCCTCATTGTAGGCACTCCCGGCCGGTTGGCAGATCATATCCGCCGCGGTAATATTACCACCACCCATATTGAAACCCTGGTACTGGATGAATTTGATAAATCGCTGGAAGAGGGATTTGATGAAGAAATGTCGTTCATTATAAGCTCACTGCCCGCCCTGAAAAAACGGATTCTCACATCCGCCACCGAAGCAGTGGAAGTGCCGGAATTCGTGGGTTTACAGGATCCCGTTAAAATAAACTTTTTAACCGGGGAGAAATCAGAAGCCCTGGCCATTCAAACGGTAAAAAGCAGCGACAGGGATAAAGCCGAAACGCTGTTCAGGCTGATCTGTCACCTGGGCAACCGTTCTACCATCGTCTTTTGCAATCAACGCGAATTTGTTGAAACGGTAAACAACTTTTTGAAAGAAAAAGGCATCGTGAGTGTATTCTATCACGGCGCCATGGAACAGCGCGACCGTGATGTGGCTTTATGCAAATTCCGCAATGGAAGCTCCAATGTACTGGTGACCACCGACCTGGCTGCCCGTGGCTTGGATATTCCCAACATCCGTTACATTGTACATTATCAACTCCCCACTTCGCAGGAATCCTTTACCCATCGCAATGGCCGTACAGCCCGCATGGATGCCAGCGGCACCGCTATTTTGATACTGGCCCCACATGAATATTTACCTGAATATATTACTCCCGAACCGGCCAATATTGAGTTGCCCGAAAATGCCGAGCTACCTCAAAAACCCGGCTGGACCACTTTCTTTATCGGCGCAGGCAAAAAAGACAAAATAAACAAGGTTGACATCGTAGGCTTTTTCACCAACAGAGGACAGCTGAAGAAAGAAGACATCGGGTTAATAGAAGTGAAGGATTTCTTCTCTTTTGTAGCTATCCGTAAATCAAAAGCCAGCCATACCCTGCATTCGATCAAGGATGAGAAGATCAAGAATAAGAAAGTGAAGATTGATGTGGCGAAATAG
- a CDS encoding DUF481 domain-containing protein, which produces MKIKTLIVVLTVTLLPILMQAQILNIDRTDTTDYARHAIFDFNLNSGLEIDRQKTVLYDATNTAEAMLQQYKELFILAASYRFTYNGPDDILNAGFVHLRYRHNYKNKLQPEPFVQYQWDNKRGIEHRILAGANLRYNITKGQRFEFNCGLGLMYEEEKWDYVGVDSAKLPGDVTPITNYFTKINSYIRFTWDPNSNNDITFNVFLQTRPDRFKPRLAPHAQWNVKAGKHVALSISFSGMYDTAPVVPIEKFYFSLSNGVLLSL; this is translated from the coding sequence ATGAAGATAAAAACACTGATTGTAGTATTAACAGTTACCTTACTACCTATCCTGATGCAAGCGCAGATCCTCAACATCGACAGAACCGATACAACGGATTATGCGCGCCATGCAATATTTGATTTTAATTTAAATTCCGGGCTGGAAATCGACCGGCAAAAAACCGTTCTGTACGATGCTACCAATACGGCAGAAGCCATGTTGCAGCAATACAAAGAACTGTTTATCCTGGCAGCCAGTTACCGGTTCACCTACAATGGGCCCGATGATATTCTGAATGCCGGTTTTGTTCACCTCCGTTACCGGCATAACTATAAGAACAAATTACAACCTGAACCTTTTGTGCAATACCAGTGGGATAATAAACGCGGCATCGAGCACCGGATCCTGGCCGGCGCCAACCTGAGGTATAACATCACGAAAGGACAACGCTTTGAGTTCAATTGCGGTTTGGGGTTAATGTATGAAGAGGAGAAATGGGACTATGTGGGGGTGGATTCTGCCAAATTACCCGGCGATGTTACGCCCATCACCAATTACTTTACCAAAATCAACTCCTACATCCGCTTTACCTGGGACCCTAACAGCAACAACGATATCACCTTCAACGTATTTCTGCAAACCCGGCCCGACCGGTTTAAACCCCGTCTCGCGCCTCATGCTCAATGGAATGTAAAGGCGGGCAAGCATGTTGCCTTATCCATTTCCTTCTCCGGTATGTATGATACCGCGCCTGTAGTACCAATTGAAAAGTTTTATTTCAGTTTAAGCAACGGGGTGTTGTTGAGCCTGTAG
- a CDS encoding DsbA family protein yields the protein MALRTPVNETDYLFGPSNAPIELVEYGDYQCPYCGRAYPIVKDLLQQVGHQVKFVFRNFPLTKIHPQARMAALAAEAAGLQNKYWEMHDVIYENQKRLHHTALLEYAVGIGLQMERFSADMEREDLAQKIDSHFYSGMRSGVSATPTFFINGEKYTGSWENDDLLQYLKSSFPL from the coding sequence ATGGCCTTACGAACGCCGGTAAACGAAACAGACTATCTTTTTGGACCATCCAACGCCCCAATAGAACTGGTTGAATATGGCGATTATCAATGCCCTTATTGCGGAAGGGCTTACCCGATTGTGAAGGACCTGCTGCAACAGGTGGGCCACCAGGTAAAATTTGTGTTCCGCAATTTTCCACTTACCAAAATTCATCCCCAGGCACGCATGGCTGCATTGGCTGCCGAAGCCGCCGGATTGCAGAACAAATACTGGGAGATGCACGATGTTATTTACGAAAATCAAAAACGGCTGCACCACACGGCCCTGCTGGAATACGCAGTGGGCATTGGCTTGCAAATGGAACGGTTTTCGGCAGACATGGAGCGGGAAGATCTGGCCCAAAAAATAGACAGCCATTTTTACAGTGGGATGCGCAGCGGCGTTAGCGCCACACCCACTTTTTTTATCAATGGAGAAAAATATACCGGCAGCTGGGAAAATGATGACCTGTTACAATATCTCAAAAGTTCTTTTCCCTTATGA
- a CDS encoding redoxin domain-containing protein, which yields MLPIQSQAPDFELYATPDQKISLSSLQGKRVILAFYPADWSPVCSDQMALYNEMLDYFHKANAQLIGISVDGKWCHMSFSADRKLHFPLLADFEPKGAVAKAYGVYDEAIGECKRALFVIDEKGTIAWNYLSPVGVNPGADGIMDALEEMDKNKKG from the coding sequence ATGCTTCCTATCCAATCACAAGCGCCCGATTTTGAATTATATGCCACCCCCGACCAAAAGATCAGTTTAAGCAGCCTGCAGGGCAAGCGGGTTATCCTCGCTTTTTATCCCGCCGACTGGAGCCCCGTATGCTCTGACCAGATGGCTTTATATAATGAAATGCTCGATTATTTTCACAAAGCCAATGCGCAGTTAATAGGGATCTCAGTAGATGGCAAATGGTGTCATATGTCTTTTTCGGCCGACCGGAAATTACATTTCCCGCTGCTGGCAGACTTTGAGCCCAAAGGCGCTGTTGCAAAGGCCTATGGAGTGTACGATGAGGCAATTGGCGAGTGCAAAAGAGCGTTGTTCGTAATAGATGAAAAAGGGACCATTGCCTGGAATTACCTGTCGCCCGTTGGCGTGAACCCCGGCGCAGATGGCATTATGGACGCACTGGAGGAAATGGACAAAAATAAAAAAGGGTAA
- a CDS encoding VOC family protein: MNNQIYPCLWFDGQAQAAATFYCAIFKNSKITADNQMVVTFELNGKKFMGLNAGPQFKFNEAVSFVVDCETQEEIDYYWEKLTANGGSEGQCGWLKDQFGVSWQIVPAILPKLLSDPAKAQKVIQVYMQMKKFDIEKLQNA, encoded by the coding sequence ATGAATAATCAAATTTATCCCTGCCTGTGGTTCGATGGACAAGCTCAGGCCGCCGCTACCTTCTATTGCGCTATTTTCAAAAATTCAAAAATCACCGCCGATAACCAGATGGTGGTAACCTTTGAACTGAATGGCAAGAAATTTATGGGTTTGAATGCCGGTCCGCAGTTTAAATTCAACGAAGCGGTTTCTTTTGTGGTGGATTGCGAAACCCAGGAAGAGATCGACTACTACTGGGAGAAACTAACCGCAAATGGCGGCAGTGAAGGCCAGTGCGGCTGGTTAAAAGACCAGTTTGGGGTTAGCTGGCAAATTGTGCCTGCCATTCTTCCCAAATTGTTAAGCGACCCGGCTAAGGCGCAAAAAGTGATCCAGGTGTATATGCAAATGAAAAAGTTCGATATAGAGAAGTTGCAGAATGCATAG
- a CDS encoding helix-turn-helix domain-containing protein, which yields MKDNIADCIYFNIQFWIFNVIFGPFLINTETMKVSNPLPCEKISSYVDRILVIEEVLVTNPFTLPLYANGSPTLLFQTAKGTIQNNSNNLTLFGQTVFPETLTIRDNFTLIAYFFKPFALYSLFGVSARELTNSPIGLNLLDAATTRELQEQLLNAGSTAAMLTLLDDYIFSLITKTKADCQLIRFATLAIAQNASKDALLKVQQELHITERTFQRLFEKNIGIAPSLFRRISQFNNAFQQLNGRQFAKLSDIAFNNGYADQSHYIRAFKEFTGITPAAYLKFGQAE from the coding sequence GTGAAAGACAATATCGCCGATTGTATTTACTTCAACATTCAATTTTGGATATTCAACGTTATCTTTGGTCCATTCCTGATCAATACCGAAACAATGAAAGTAAGCAACCCATTGCCTTGCGAAAAGATCAGCAGTTATGTAGACAGGATACTTGTCATAGAGGAGGTGCTCGTCACCAACCCGTTCACGCTGCCCCTGTACGCCAATGGGTCGCCTACCCTTTTATTTCAAACCGCCAAAGGAACCATTCAAAATAACTCCAACAACCTAACGCTGTTTGGACAAACCGTTTTCCCCGAAACCCTGACCATCCGTGATAACTTTACGCTCATTGCTTATTTTTTTAAACCGTTTGCACTATATAGCCTTTTTGGCGTTTCGGCCCGGGAACTCACCAATAGTCCCATCGGCCTGAACCTGCTGGATGCGGCCACCACCCGGGAACTGCAGGAACAGTTGTTGAATGCCGGGTCCACGGCAGCTATGCTTACCCTGTTGGATGACTACATATTCAGCCTGATCACCAAAACCAAAGCCGATTGCCAGCTGATCCGCTTTGCCACCCTGGCCATTGCGCAAAACGCTTCCAAAGACGCCCTGTTAAAAGTGCAGCAGGAACTGCACATCACCGAACGCACCTTCCAACGGCTGTTTGAAAAGAACATCGGCATTGCCCCCAGCCTGTTCCGGCGTATTTCCCAGTTCAATAATGCCTTTCAGCAACTCAACGGCCGCCAGTTCGCCAAACTCAGCGATATCGCCTTTAACAATGGTTATGCCGACCAAAGCCATTACATCCGCGCTTTTAAGGAATTTACCGGTATTACGCCCGCAGCATATCTGAAATTCGGCCAGGCTGAATAA
- a CDS encoding helix-turn-helix domain-containing protein, giving the protein MTHYKTLSELHIGNGWPPPENPLFSIVGCQRDCPIGDREFTADAYLVALKKLEAGVILYGRTAYDNTNGSMFFMKPRQIIQMHNLQFEENGFMIMIHEDYLHGHELFNVMQKYGFFDYEVNEALHISPKEETIMWELHDKIKAEYNNNQDEYSREIMLGHVASILMYSQRFYKRQFINRTDLSGKTVTKFNTALQHYFEDGGLQRKGLPSVNAMAEQLHLSPRYLSDLLKQETGKTALELIHLSLISEAKNLLKTADRSIAEIAYELGFENTSYFTRLFKKQTGMKPLEFRKHAQAN; this is encoded by the coding sequence ATGACACACTATAAAACATTGAGCGAACTGCATATTGGCAATGGCTGGCCACCGCCGGAAAATCCGTTATTCAGCATAGTAGGTTGTCAACGCGATTGCCCTATTGGCGACAGAGAGTTTACAGCAGATGCATACCTGGTCGCGTTAAAAAAGTTGGAAGCGGGCGTGATCCTGTATGGCCGTACGGCTTACGACAATACCAATGGGTCCATGTTTTTTATGAAACCGCGCCAGATCATTCAAATGCACAATCTGCAGTTTGAAGAAAACGGGTTTATGATCATGATCCATGAGGATTATCTGCACGGACATGAGCTGTTCAACGTCATGCAGAAATATGGTTTCTTTGATTATGAGGTGAATGAAGCCCTGCATATTTCGCCAAAAGAAGAAACCATTATGTGGGAGCTGCACGATAAGATCAAGGCTGAATACAACAACAACCAGGATGAGTACAGCCGCGAAATTATGCTGGGGCACGTGGCTTCCATCCTGATGTATTCGCAGCGGTTTTATAAACGGCAGTTCATAAACCGCACAGACCTCTCCGGCAAAACCGTCACCAAATTCAACACTGCCCTGCAGCATTATTTTGAAGATGGGGGTTTACAGCGTAAAGGCCTTCCTTCGGTGAATGCGATGGCGGAACAATTACACTTATCACCCCGGTACTTAAGCGATCTGCTGAAACAGGAAACCGGTAAAACGGCCCTGGAGCTGATCCATCTTTCGCTGATCTCGGAAGCAAAGAACCTGTTGAAAACAGCCGATCGCAGTATTGCCGAAATTGCCTATGAGCTGGGTTTTGAGAACACCTCCTACTTCACCCGGTTGTTCAAAAAACAAACGGGGATGAAACCCCTGGAGTTCAGGAAGCATGCCCAGGCAAATTAA
- a CDS encoding SDR family NAD(P)-dependent oxidoreductase, whose amino-acid sequence MSKIIFITGASKGFGKLWAEAFLKRGDKVAATARNLTALNELAATYGDNVLPLQLDVNNRTEVFAAVNKIEKHFGRIDVLINNAGNGVFGTTEETTEAQARYQMETNFFGSLWVVQAVLPIFRKQKSGHIIQTSSYLGITTLPLLGVYNASKFAVEGLIESIAKETAHLGIKTTLIEPNGYATDWAGASATRTASDIEDYAPVRAAFAKGSENPTFWGKPEATVAPVLQVADNNNPPQRLLLGTVAYNTVQQVYTQRLKEVEAWKEVSIAAQGH is encoded by the coding sequence ATGAGCAAGATAATCTTCATCACAGGCGCCTCAAAAGGATTTGGAAAATTATGGGCTGAAGCATTTTTAAAACGCGGCGATAAAGTAGCCGCCACCGCCCGCAACCTCACTGCTTTAAACGAACTGGCAGCCACCTATGGCGACAATGTATTACCCCTGCAACTGGATGTAAACAACCGTACCGAGGTTTTTGCAGCGGTTAACAAAATAGAAAAACACTTCGGCCGCATCGACGTTTTAATCAATAACGCCGGCAACGGGGTATTTGGCACAACCGAAGAAACTACCGAAGCACAGGCCAGGTATCAAATGGAAACCAATTTCTTTGGTTCTTTATGGGTGGTACAGGCGGTTCTTCCCATTTTTCGTAAACAGAAAAGTGGTCACATTATCCAAACGAGCAGCTACCTGGGAATAACCACGCTGCCATTGCTGGGTGTTTACAATGCATCCAAATTTGCAGTGGAAGGATTGATTGAAAGCATTGCAAAAGAAACAGCGCATTTGGGTATTAAAACCACGTTGATAGAACCCAATGGTTATGCTACTGATTGGGCAGGTGCTTCCGCCACCCGCACGGCCAGCGACATTGAAGACTATGCACCGGTACGGGCAGCCTTTGCAAAAGGTAGTGAAAACCCAACTTTCTGGGGCAAACCCGAAGCAACTGTAGCGCCTGTATTGCAGGTAGCAGACAACAATAACCCACCTCAAAGGTTATTATTAGGAACCGTTGCATACAATACTGTTCAACAGGTATATACCCAGCGGTTGAAAGAGGTAGAAGCATGGAAAGAAGTAAGTATTGCTGCCCAGGGTCATTAA
- a CDS encoding S41 family peptidase: protein MKKQFLILLTIIGSFNIAHGNQTADTATRNLTSYQITSLQVLGQVWGFLKYYHPNVAKGQLNWDSVLIAKIPVFLVAGNARALNEVVLTWLNELGKVPACTQCDNTLTDRLSYNFDTAWITHRGFNGELVSKLQYILTNRSQGACYYAAYGTTHQIKIINEEAYGSPGFRYPSPDYRLLTLFRYWNIVNYFSPYKYITSKKWDSVLTELIPPFYQAKDELQYQLNIIKMIGMLEDGHSTFSGAGWSRQIRNLIGDYSYLPFSCFIVEGKAVVDLITNDSLCKAQGIALNDVIVSIDGETIEERINKYWPFICNASNKEGGLFALCNSFLFAGNTGNCAITRLTPQGVTTSLNIERSKSPLPYAPPVPIVWKMLPDNIGYIDMSELQTRDVDKIMDSLGATRGIIIDIRNHPNDTWPVIAARLSSHTYLAPRMIYPDLSYPGMYKYYGDRIAGKDQSSPYAGKVVLLVNEHTKSHGEYSAMALQGAAKTITIGSTTSGADGDWTEWIVLPGQFKTRFSGLGVYDLDGTVAQKKGVNIDIVCKPTIKGLQQGRDELIEAAIKVINGK from the coding sequence ATGAAAAAACAATTCCTTATTCTGTTGACAATTATCGGGTCATTCAATATTGCGCACGGAAATCAAACAGCCGATACGGCTACCCGTAACCTTACTTCTTACCAGATCACTTCCCTGCAGGTGTTAGGTCAGGTATGGGGCTTTTTAAAATACTATCATCCCAATGTTGCAAAAGGTCAGCTGAATTGGGATAGTGTGTTGATTGCAAAAATACCTGTGTTTCTTGTTGCTGGCAATGCCCGCGCGTTGAACGAGGTGGTACTAACCTGGCTCAATGAACTGGGAAAAGTGCCTGCCTGTACACAGTGTGATAATACGCTTACAGACAGGCTCAGTTATAATTTTGATACTGCCTGGATCACACATAGGGGTTTTAATGGGGAGCTGGTGAGTAAACTGCAATATATTCTTACCAACAGGAGTCAGGGTGCATGCTATTATGCTGCTTATGGCACAACTCATCAGATAAAAATTATCAATGAAGAAGCATACGGAAGCCCCGGGTTTCGATATCCATCACCTGATTACCGGCTGTTGACGCTGTTCCGGTACTGGAATATTGTAAATTATTTTTCACCTTATAAATACATTACTTCTAAAAAATGGGATTCGGTATTGACTGAATTGATCCCTCCATTCTACCAGGCAAAAGATGAGTTGCAATACCAGTTGAATATAATTAAAATGATCGGGATGCTGGAAGATGGGCATAGCACTTTTAGTGGTGCTGGCTGGTCACGACAGATTCGTAATCTGATTGGAGATTATAGTTACCTTCCGTTTTCATGCTTTATTGTAGAAGGCAAGGCCGTTGTTGATTTAATTACTAACGACTCTTTGTGTAAGGCACAGGGAATTGCGCTGAACGATGTTATTGTTAGCATAGATGGTGAAACTATTGAAGAACGAATAAATAAGTATTGGCCATTTATTTGCAATGCTTCCAATAAAGAAGGCGGCCTTTTTGCATTATGCAATTCGTTTTTGTTTGCAGGGAACACCGGCAACTGCGCCATTACCAGGTTAACCCCTCAGGGCGTAACCACCTCACTTAATATAGAAAGATCGAAATCCCCCTTGCCATATGCTCCTCCGGTACCCATAGTATGGAAAATGCTGCCAGATAACATCGGTTATATTGATATGAGCGAATTGCAGACCAGGGATGTTGATAAAATAATGGATAGTCTTGGTGCTACGCGGGGAATTATTATTGATATCCGTAATCACCCCAACGATACGTGGCCTGTTATTGCGGCCAGATTGAGTTCCCATACATATCTGGCACCCAGAATGATTTACCCGGACCTTAGCTACCCGGGCATGTACAAATATTACGGCGATCGTATTGCAGGAAAAGACCAGTCTTCTCCCTATGCCGGCAAAGTAGTGCTGCTGGTAAATGAACATACAAAAAGTCATGGCGAGTATAGTGCGATGGCATTACAGGGGGCTGCAAAAACAATAACGATTGGCAGTACCACTTCAGGCGCTGATGGAGACTGGACGGAATGGATAGTTTTGCCCGGACAATTCAAAACCCGGTTTTCCGGCCTCGGTGTTTATGACCTGGATGGTACTGTTGCGCAAAAGAAGGGAGTAAATATTGACATCGTATGTAAGCCCACAATAAAGGGCCTGCAGCAGGGACGGGATGAACTGATAGAAGCAGCCATAAAAGTCATAAACGGGAAGTAA
- a CDS encoding DoxX family protein, producing the protein MKTRSTKAIYRAGVILTSLWFGTSGVCELTKNPLVWDITLQLGYPAHFIYILGVAKVAGVLVLLTPNKLLRLKEWVFAGVFFDITFAFFSKLSVLGFAATVDAIVAFAMVSVTYVMFRKFRRSHQLKLPNNKSL; encoded by the coding sequence ATGAAAACGAGATCAACAAAAGCAATTTACCGGGCAGGCGTAATTTTAACCTCATTATGGTTTGGAACAAGTGGTGTTTGTGAGCTCACAAAAAATCCGCTCGTATGGGACATTACTTTACAACTGGGTTACCCTGCACACTTTATTTACATTTTGGGTGTAGCAAAAGTTGCCGGCGTACTGGTACTGTTAACTCCAAATAAATTGCTGAGATTAAAAGAATGGGTTTTTGCAGGCGTATTCTTCGATATCACTTTTGCCTTCTTTTCCAAATTAAGCGTGCTGGGCTTTGCAGCAACAGTAGATGCCATCGTTGCCTTTGCAATGGTTTCCGTAACTTATGTAATGTTTAGGAAATTCCGCCGTAGCCATCAACTAAAATTACCAAACAATAAATCATTATAA